One window from the genome of Candidatus Zixiibacteriota bacterium encodes:
- a CDS encoding DJ-1/PfpI family protein, with translation MSRRVLVVLSDGFEDIEAVVPLDIMKRVGFEVTVAGLSSTTVRGAYGATLTVEATLNDVAGDSFDAIVLPGGRANAENLARSPQVAAMVRRMHAERKVVAAICASVGLVLAEAAGILVGKRATGFPAFDEKLSQGGAIITGELVTVDGNIVTGMGAGAAIPFGLAICAGLGAERAAAELARGWWIETLPRPVR, from the coding sequence GTGAGCCGGCGAGTGTTAGTTGTGCTCTCGGACGGGTTCGAGGATATCGAGGCGGTCGTTCCGCTGGATATCATGAAGCGGGTCGGGTTCGAGGTGACCGTGGCCGGGCTTTCATCGACTACTGTGCGCGGCGCGTATGGCGCGACGCTTACAGTCGAAGCGACGCTCAACGATGTGGCGGGGGACTCCTTCGATGCGATCGTGCTGCCGGGCGGCCGCGCCAACGCCGAGAATCTCGCCCGCAGCCCCCAGGTGGCGGCGATGGTGCGGCGGATGCACGCGGAAAGGAAGGTGGTGGCCGCCATCTGCGCCTCGGTCGGGCTGGTGCTGGCCGAGGCCGCCGGCATCCTTGTCGGCAAGCGGGCCACCGGATTCCCCGCTTTCGACGAAAAACTCTCGCAGGGGGGCGCGATCATCACCGGCGAACTGGTGACCGTGGACGGCAACATTGTGACGGGCATGGGTGCGGGGGCGGCGATCCCGTTCGGGCTGGCCATCTGCGCCGGCCTTGGCGCGGAGCGCGCGGCCGCCGAGCTTGCGCGCGGCTGGTGGATCGAGACGCTGCCCCGCCCGGTGCGCTGA
- a CDS encoding DUF3592 domain-containing protein, which produces MLHAVAHLFPIIVILAAAAPASAAALWLVRRRLPPLARPWVRRLGAAAGAVGIVLAITAFARTAARREQREWPHTEGRIVAARVVGERSFVPEIAYEYTVGATRYAGTCDRNVPLFGNKRRDYDVARKEAARYGEGEAVTVYYDPEDPSRSTILPEPRWNDYAQTGLGVFLWAGGVVMVWWPRRR; this is translated from the coding sequence ATGCTCCACGCCGTCGCACATCTGTTTCCGATCATCGTGATCCTCGCGGCCGCGGCCCCGGCGAGCGCCGCAGCCCTGTGGCTGGTGCGCCGTCGGCTTCCTCCGCTTGCTCGGCCCTGGGTGCGCCGCCTCGGGGCGGCCGCCGGAGCGGTCGGAATCGTGCTGGCGATCACGGCGTTCGCGCGGACGGCGGCGCGCCGCGAGCAGCGGGAGTGGCCGCATACCGAGGGCCGAATCGTGGCCGCCCGCGTGGTGGGCGAGCGGTCGTTCGTCCCGGAAATCGCCTACGAATATACGGTCGGCGCGACCCGCTACGCGGGGACGTGCGACCGGAATGTGCCGCTGTTTGGCAACAAGCGCCGGGATTACGATGTGGCGCGCAAGGAAGCGGCGCGCTATGGCGAGGGGGAGGCGGTGACTGTGTACTACGATCCGGAGGATCCGTCGCGTTCGACCATTCTTCCGGAGCCGCGCTGGAACGATTACGCCCAGACCGGGCTGGGTGTGTTTCTGTGGGCGGGGGGTGTGGTCATGGTGTGGTGGCCGCGCCGGCGGTGA
- a CDS encoding 2-phosphosulfolactate phosphatase, translated as METASPVRQPWCDLVWGPSAAAQAAAARDIIAIVDTLSFSTATAAAAAAGGLIYPCRSYDDAVAMAARVKASPAVRRSDVPARGRFSLSPLTYRGLQPGERVVLPSVNGGVCTRAAVSGGHIVLGALVNAAAVAAAVGELRRGKPTCGVTMVACGEREEGAPDLPIRFAVEDMLGAGAIIAGLDCHKSPSARAAEAAFIHLRDHLEWALGESVSGRELIAQGFGGDVHFAAQLNEIEAAPILRGDHYELFRPSGPAGIGDRERAREGRS; from the coding sequence TTGGAGACAGCGTCGCCGGTCAGGCAGCCCTGGTGCGATCTTGTCTGGGGACCGTCGGCCGCCGCCCAGGCGGCCGCGGCGAGAGACATCATCGCAATCGTCGATACCCTGAGTTTTTCCACGGCGACAGCGGCGGCGGCCGCAGCCGGAGGACTGATCTACCCCTGCCGATCCTACGATGATGCGGTTGCGATGGCGGCGCGGGTGAAGGCCAGCCCGGCCGTGCGGCGCAGCGACGTCCCCGCGCGCGGGCGGTTTTCGCTCTCGCCGCTGACCTACCGCGGCCTGCAGCCGGGCGAGCGGGTGGTGCTGCCCTCGGTCAACGGCGGCGTGTGCACCCGGGCCGCTGTTTCGGGGGGGCACATTGTCCTCGGCGCGCTGGTCAATGCCGCCGCTGTGGCCGCGGCCGTGGGTGAATTGCGGCGGGGGAAGCCGACCTGCGGGGTGACCATGGTTGCGTGCGGCGAACGAGAGGAGGGCGCGCCGGACCTGCCGATCCGGTTTGCGGTCGAAGACATGCTCGGCGCCGGGGCCATCATCGCCGGCCTCGACTGTCACAAGTCTCCCTCGGCGCGGGCCGCCGAGGCGGCGTTCATTCATCTCCGCGACCACCTCGAGTGGGCGCTCGGCGAATCCGTCAGCGGCCGCGAACTGATCGCGCAGGGATTCGGCGGCGACGTTCACTTCGCCGCCCAACTCAATGAGATCGAGGCCGCGCCCATCCTGCGCGGCGACCACTACGAGCTGTTCCGCCCGTCGGGTCCTGCCGGGATCGGGGACAGGGAGCGCGCACGGGAGGGGCGGTCGTGA